From Mytilus edulis chromosome 9, xbMytEdul2.2, whole genome shotgun sequence, the proteins below share one genomic window:
- the LOC139490178 gene encoding neurogenic differentiation factor 4-like, whose protein sequence is MDTMKYEFDASYSISPASSSFRSHCTADSVSSSMSISRPGSLSEYEFENYDVFDAASLVEKLDFNNISPDTKTKGLPKPGFSGAENPPKRKRYNKSRRLDRSPALVEKIKKTRRSKANDRERNRMHGLNDALESLRSILPVNPGENKLSKIETLRMAHNYIWMLSQTLDMMDKAPQNYVAVTDNEKVPSIDNSTNSAIIQESSFECEVQQIAYQTSSPVASIQENHFQNCFQAQHHHDMYAVTLSPDTPYVPGNTDTPVGFSESFSPISSSSPAFVTHQSTPTSHIAKNMLYPSFGFTSYNEQSFNWNCIYQRPQPGSPIEYSDTSDGFAYEMFP, encoded by the coding sequence atgGACACGATGAAGTACGAGTTCGATGCCAGTTATTCAATCTCTCCAGCATCAAGCAGCTTTAGAAGTCATTGTACTGCAGATTCAGTTTCATCATCGATGTCTATATCACGACCTGGCAGTTTATCGGAGTATGAATTTGAAAATTACGACGTTTTCGATGCAGCATCTCTTGTAGAAAAGCTAGACTTTAATAATATTTCTCCAGACACTAAAACAAAAGGACTACCTAAACCTGGTTTTTCGGGAGCTGAAAATCCTCCAAAGAGGAAACGATACAACAAGTCTCGTCGACTTGATAGGAGTCCAGCTCTTGTAGAGAAGATCAAGAAAACCCGCAGATCAAAAGCTAATGACAGAGAACGTAACCGTATGCACGGACTTAACGATGCTTTAGAGAGTCTCCGATCCATACTACCCGTCAATCCTGGTGAAAACAAACTCTCAAAGATAGAGACACTCCGAATGGCACACAACTATATATGGATGTTATCACAGACCTTGGACATGATGGATAAAGCTCCACAAAACTATGTTGCCGTGACGGATAACGAAAAAGTGCCTTCAATTGACAACTCCACAAATAGTGCTATAATACAAGAATCTTCATTTGAGTGTGAAGTTCAACAAATCGCATATCAGACATCATCACCAGTGGCAAGTATTCAAGAAAACCATTTTCAAAACTGCTTCCAGGCCCAACATCATCATGACATGTATGCTGTAACACTTAGTCCAGATACCCCATATGTTCCCGGAAATACAGATACACCAGTCGGATTTTCAGAGTCATTTTCGCCTATCTCCTCATCGTCGCCAGCTTTTGTCACTCATCAAAGCACACCAACATCACATATTGCGAAAAACATGTTGTATCCGTCTTTCGGATTTACAAGTTATAATGAACAATCATTTAATTGGAATTGTATTTATCAAAGACCACAGCCTGGAAGCCCTATTGAATACTCAGACACTTCTGACGGATTTGCATACGAGATGTTTCCTTGA